In Salinigranum marinum, one DNA window encodes the following:
- the pstA gene encoding phosphate ABC transporter permease PstA gives MATGSGDLIEGFGQVDKTVGTVFQYVLLAATMFGLVTLAVLLVFVANDAIQPLTADPGWHLAFFLTLVVPTLAVVGSLAVRDSSALTFGVMAVSLLGVSLLFSGGVAMVFIDIVSPVTWFGYLFALAVPSALVVGLERTRRLPFTVKLGLTTVLFYLSLFGLPGPAGGVVGAPTLVPSVPAVFSTLPVLPVDWVLLAGSIGLIAAAAVGLYAKTLRDGRVGALAGVGTLALVAGCAVAGPFVGIDPVPATVLASVTVVPTLAYTIGGAVSRPADRPGLLVPVVVVGGALVGALVVETMGYAGPQSWVDWQFLTSPHSRNAVDAGLYPAIGGSILLMITVAILAFPLGVGAAVYLEEYAPDNRFTRFIDVNISNLAGVPSVVYGLLGLGVFVTYLGQPTGTVAIGGATLALLILPIVIISSREAIRSVPNDQRQASYGMGATKWQTVRRVVLPRAFPGILTGTILALGRAIGETAPLIMIGAPTVVFSLPTEFSAKASAMPLQVFAWASLFASEDFYTQAVPAGVVVLVSVLLAMNSIAIVLRNRFQTEQ, from the coding sequence ATGGCCACCGGGAGCGGGGACCTCATCGAGGGGTTCGGTCAGGTCGACAAGACCGTCGGCACCGTCTTCCAGTACGTCCTGCTGGCGGCGACGATGTTCGGGCTCGTCACGCTCGCCGTGCTGTTGGTGTTCGTCGCCAACGACGCGATCCAGCCGCTCACCGCCGACCCCGGCTGGCATCTGGCGTTCTTCCTGACGCTCGTCGTCCCGACGCTCGCGGTCGTGGGCTCTCTCGCCGTCCGTGACTCGTCCGCGCTCACCTTCGGGGTGATGGCCGTCAGCCTGCTCGGCGTCAGCCTGCTGTTCAGCGGCGGCGTGGCGATGGTGTTCATCGACATCGTCTCGCCGGTCACGTGGTTCGGCTACCTCTTCGCCCTCGCGGTGCCATCGGCGCTCGTCGTCGGTCTCGAACGGACCCGACGCCTCCCGTTCACCGTCAAACTCGGGCTCACGACCGTCCTGTTTTACCTCTCGCTGTTCGGCCTCCCCGGCCCCGCCGGTGGCGTCGTCGGCGCACCGACGCTGGTCCCGAGCGTTCCGGCGGTCTTTTCGACCCTTCCCGTTCTCCCGGTCGACTGGGTGCTGCTCGCGGGCTCGATCGGGCTGATCGCCGCGGCCGCCGTCGGCCTCTACGCGAAGACCCTCCGTGACGGCCGCGTCGGCGCGCTCGCCGGCGTCGGGACGCTCGCACTCGTCGCGGGGTGTGCGGTGGCCGGTCCGTTCGTCGGTATTGACCCCGTCCCGGCGACCGTGCTCGCGAGTGTGACCGTCGTGCCCACCCTGGCGTACACGATCGGCGGCGCGGTCTCCCGGCCCGCGGACCGCCCCGGCCTGCTCGTCCCCGTCGTCGTCGTCGGTGGTGCGCTGGTCGGCGCGCTCGTCGTCGAGACGATGGGCTACGCGGGCCCCCAGTCGTGGGTCGACTGGCAGTTCCTGACGAGCCCACACAGCCGCAACGCCGTCGACGCCGGTCTCTACCCGGCGATCGGCGGCTCGATCCTGCTGATGATCACCGTCGCCATCCTGGCGTTCCCCCTCGGCGTCGGTGCCGCGGTCTACCTCGAAGAGTACGCGCCGGACAACCGCTTCACCCGCTTCATCGACGTCAACATCTCGAACCTCGCGGGCGTTCCGAGCGTGGTGTACGGCCTGCTCGGCCTCGGCGTGTTCGTCACCTACCTCGGCCAGCCGACCGGGACGGTCGCCATCGGCGGAGCGACGCTCGCGCTGTTGATCCTCCCGATCGTCATCATCTCCTCGCGCGAGGCGATCCGGAGCGTTCCGAACGACCAGCGACAGGCCTCCTACGGCATGGGCGCGACCAAGTGGCAGACGGTGCGGCGGGTCGTCCTCCCGCGGGCGTTCCCGGGGATCCTCACGGGGACCATCCTCGCGCTCGGCCGCGCGATCGGCGAGACCGCGCCGCTCATTATGATCGGCGCGCCGACCGTCGTCTTCTCGCTCCCCACGGAGTTCTCCGCGAAGGCCAGCGCGATGCCGCTGCAGGTGTTCGCGTGGGCGAGCCTCTTCGCCAGCGAGGACTTCTACACCCAGGCCGTGCCTGCGGGCGTCGTCGTCCTGGTGAGCGTCCTGCTCGCGATGAACTCCATCGCGATCGTCCTCCGGAACAGGTTCCAAACCGAACAGTAA
- the pstC gene encoding phosphate ABC transporter permease subunit PstC: MSTDDITNDLTRNTENAPQELLTRSFFFLCAALSIVTTISIVLLLVTEAAKFFTVTAPLMGIEGPTASIVDFLTGTTWQINNNEFGVLALVSATLMITIGSAIVALPLGVATAIYLSEYAKPQHRAVLKPALEVLAGIPTVVYGFFALIYITPAIQTVLPGVGTFNLISASLVVGIMIIPMVASISEDAMSAVPDELRQAGYGMGATKFDVSTGIVVPAALSGIFSSFILALSRAIGETMAVTVAAGSRAQFLNPLNPAAYQEGALPMTAAMVQLLLGDITGGGLAYRSLFAIGLTLFVITLVMNVISDFVAQRYREEY; this comes from the coding sequence ATGAGCACCGACGACATCACGAACGACCTCACGCGGAACACGGAGAACGCACCGCAAGAGCTCCTGACACGCTCGTTCTTCTTCCTGTGTGCGGCGCTCTCGATCGTCACGACGATCAGCATCGTGCTGTTGCTCGTGACCGAAGCGGCGAAGTTCTTCACCGTCACGGCACCGCTCATGGGTATCGAGGGGCCGACGGCGTCGATCGTCGACTTCCTCACCGGAACGACGTGGCAGATCAACAACAACGAGTTCGGCGTCCTCGCTCTGGTGTCGGCGACCCTGATGATCACCATCGGATCGGCGATCGTCGCGCTCCCGCTCGGGGTCGCCACGGCGATCTACCTCAGCGAGTACGCAAAGCCCCAGCATCGGGCCGTTCTGAAACCGGCGCTCGAGGTGCTGGCCGGCATCCCGACGGTCGTCTACGGCTTCTTCGCGCTCATCTACATCACCCCCGCCATCCAGACGGTGCTCCCGGGAGTCGGGACGTTCAACCTCATCTCGGCGAGTCTCGTCGTCGGCATCATGATCATCCCGATGGTCGCCTCCATCAGCGAGGACGCGATGTCGGCGGTCCCCGACGAACTCCGACAGGCCGGCTACGGCATGGGCGCGACGAAGTTCGACGTCTCGACGGGCATCGTCGTCCCCGCAGCGCTGTCGGGAATCTTCTCGTCGTTCATCCTCGCGCTCTCGCGGGCCATCGGCGAGACGATGGCCGTCACGGTCGCCGCGGGGTCGCGCGCGCAGTTCCTCAATCCGCTCAACCCCGCCGCGTACCAGGAGGGTGCGCTTCCGATGACCGCCGCGATGGTCCAGCTCCTCCTGGGAGACATCACCGGCGGCGGGCTCGCGTACCGCAGCCTGTTCGCCATCGGCCTGACACTGTTCGTCATCACGCTCGTCATGAACGTCATCAGCGACTTCGTCGCCCAGCGCTACCGGGAGGAGTACTGA
- a CDS encoding halo transducer protein: MSQEDSERPPDRIAGRPLDDAVDAVVAEDDARDPSEVRGTLSHVAEDGIVTTDAVDEALSYLSNVVSTPETRAELAAIELSDAREAAEPVADLDTVQARLDAFAARLDAVEARLPELGADLRALVADGAAHDDLYETAAEIRRLTVAANTVQGAADELQVDVEEFERWLADPTVRFEAFAEELDALDGSLADLAEAVGSVTDAERGAHTVDEAEPAVAWADTTLRHRSVGLLFPDLRAELADLRVWNEREGIDAADRTADLERRLDDLHDRWQATGDRLDDVARPAWRERFGDRLSAFEAALDAFEPPIDWGTVQTEIDEHRAAIDEST, from the coding sequence ATGAGTCAGGAGGACAGCGAGCGCCCGCCGGATCGAATCGCTGGCCGACCGCTGGACGACGCCGTGGACGCGGTCGTCGCCGAGGACGACGCGCGCGACCCCTCCGAGGTGCGCGGGACGCTGTCACACGTCGCCGAGGACGGGATCGTGACGACCGACGCCGTCGACGAGGCGCTGTCGTACCTCTCGAACGTCGTCTCGACCCCCGAGACCCGCGCGGAACTGGCCGCGATCGAGCTATCGGACGCCCGCGAGGCGGCCGAGCCGGTCGCGGACCTCGACACCGTGCAAGCGCGCCTCGACGCGTTCGCGGCGCGGCTCGACGCGGTCGAGGCGCGGCTGCCCGAACTCGGGGCGGACCTCAGGGCGCTCGTCGCCGACGGCGCGGCGCACGACGATCTCTACGAGACCGCAGCCGAGATCCGGCGGCTCACCGTCGCGGCCAACACCGTCCAGGGGGCCGCCGACGAACTCCAGGTCGACGTCGAGGAGTTCGAGCGGTGGCTCGCGGATCCGACAGTGCGGTTCGAGGCGTTCGCCGAGGAACTGGACGCCCTCGACGGCTCGCTCGCCGACCTCGCCGAGGCCGTCGGATCGGTGACCGACGCCGAACGCGGGGCACACACGGTCGACGAGGCCGAGCCCGCCGTCGCGTGGGCCGACACGACGCTCCGTCATCGGTCTGTCGGGCTCCTCTTTCCCGACCTTCGGGCGGAGCTCGCGGACCTCCGCGTGTGGAACGAGCGCGAGGGCATCGACGCCGCCGACCGAACCGCCGACCTCGAACGTCGACTCGACGACCTCCACGACCGATGGCAGGCGACGGGCGACCGCCTCGACGACGTCGCCCGGCCGGCGTGGCGCGAGCGGTTCGGGGACCGGCTGTCGGCGTTCGAGGCCGCGCTCGACGCGTTCGAGCCGCCGATCGACTGGGGGACGGTACAGACGGAGATCGACGAACACCGGGCGGCCATCGACGAATCGACGTAG
- a CDS encoding PstS family phosphate ABC transporter substrate-binding protein encodes MTHEGDSVSRRRFVIGAGAVGAAGLAGCTRQNTGGGSGGSSGGSDGSAGEDETAASDGELSGPIDIAGSSTVFPLATAFSELFKEEHPDVEFSLQSTGSGGGFQNFFCVGETDFNNASRPISPEEEELCAGNDVEPVELTVATDALTVVVNNDNDWAESLTVEQLREIWSAEEPPTTWSEIDPEWPDEELELFGPTDASGTYDYFIEAVLGEEGPGHRQDYSPTEQDRTIIRGVEGSQYAMGYLGFAYYSQSADQVKAVAIDDGDGPVEPSLETAKSGEYTPLSRPLFTYPATASLAEEQVAAFARFWMENTTNEEVVANEVGYVPLDEEQQQAQLDALETAIEAAQSN; translated from the coding sequence ATGACACACGAGGGCGATTCCGTCTCGCGGCGCAGGTTCGTGATCGGTGCTGGTGCGGTCGGTGCGGCCGGCCTCGCCGGCTGTACGCGACAGAACACGGGCGGCGGCTCGGGCGGATCGTCCGGCGGGTCGGACGGATCCGCCGGCGAGGATGAGACGGCGGCGTCCGACGGCGAGCTCTCGGGGCCGATCGACATCGCCGGCTCGTCGACGGTGTTCCCGCTGGCGACCGCGTTCAGCGAACTGTTCAAAGAGGAACACCCGGACGTCGAGTTCAGCCTCCAGTCGACGGGCTCCGGCGGCGGCTTCCAGAACTTCTTCTGCGTGGGCGAGACGGACTTCAACAACGCCTCCCGGCCCATCTCGCCCGAGGAGGAGGAACTCTGTGCGGGGAACGACGTCGAGCCCGTCGAACTCACCGTCGCCACCGACGCGCTCACCGTCGTCGTCAACAACGACAACGACTGGGCGGAGTCGCTCACCGTCGAGCAACTGCGGGAGATCTGGTCCGCCGAGGAGCCGCCGACGACGTGGTCCGAGATCGACCCCGAGTGGCCCGACGAGGAGCTCGAACTGTTCGGCCCCACCGACGCGTCGGGGACCTACGACTACTTCATCGAGGCGGTGCTCGGCGAGGAGGGACCGGGCCACCGCCAGGACTACTCGCCGACCGAGCAGGACCGCACCATCATCCGGGGAGTGGAGGGCTCGCAGTACGCGATGGGCTACCTCGGCTTCGCGTACTACAGCCAGAGCGCCGACCAGGTGAAGGCGGTCGCGATCGACGACGGCGACGGTCCCGTCGAACCGTCGCTGGAGACGGCGAAGTCCGGCGAGTACACGCCGCTGTCGCGACCGCTTTTCACCTACCCCGCGACGGCCTCGCTCGCCGAGGAGCAGGTCGCCGCCTTCGCCCGCTTCTGGATGGAGAACACGACCAACGAGGAGGTCGTCGCGAACGAGGTCGGCTACGTCCCGCTCGACGAGGAGCAGCAACAGGCACAGCTAGACGCGCTCGAAACAGCCATCGAAGCCGCACAGTCGAACTGA
- the pstA gene encoding phosphate ABC transporter permease PstA, with protein MAGAAGTKLVDQDTSGTDAVAAVAIGVSAVLFALSLAALFELVTISEPIGGVPTVTLLGGLLVLLGGGVMSFGVGSRLGYVETQPRASAGLVAGFAAAVPWFLIAGGVASETLGLGATGGAVAGLLVGILALLATVLPREDVGSTVPIGALPLVAGVAFLTGVVGPTWIWNLGWEQQASLTAEFVIPVVTLFSALFAGWAAAKAYGGFGARGRHLGAYVLVYLNAISIVAFLFVLLAFTVFKGLPGLLTGVQVGFGVGPESAILGFTFSVPVSIPFVMNGVALLNDFQGVLPAIVGTFWLVVGAVLFAVPLGVGAAVFLTEYAERGRFTQAVEVATNGLWSTPSIVFGLFGFAFLVPRFGNQKSLLSGMLTLGFMLLPLVVITSREAMIAVPDEYRDASAALGVSKWQTIRSVVLPAALPGVVTGVILGVGRIAGETAPILLTMAGGTFVPGGQTVDVIGGFEFTAAPPFVANPELLQATSALPYQLFALITAGVGLGDSVASPDDFRWATALVLLIVVLSFYAVGIGARYYFRSKLRHE; from the coding sequence ATGGCGGGCGCGGCGGGGACGAAGCTCGTCGACCAGGACACCTCCGGCACGGACGCGGTCGCCGCGGTGGCGATCGGCGTCTCGGCCGTCCTGTTCGCGCTCTCGCTCGCAGCGCTGTTCGAGCTGGTGACGATCAGTGAACCCATCGGCGGCGTCCCGACGGTGACGCTGCTCGGCGGGCTGCTCGTCCTGCTTGGGGGTGGGGTGATGTCGTTCGGCGTCGGCTCGCGGCTCGGCTACGTCGAGACGCAGCCACGAGCGAGTGCGGGGCTCGTCGCCGGCTTCGCCGCCGCCGTTCCGTGGTTCCTGATCGCCGGCGGCGTCGCCTCGGAGACGCTCGGCCTGGGTGCGACCGGGGGCGCAGTCGCCGGGCTCCTCGTCGGGATACTCGCGCTACTGGCCACGGTCCTCCCGCGGGAGGACGTCGGGTCGACGGTCCCGATCGGGGCTCTGCCGCTGGTCGCCGGCGTCGCGTTCCTGACGGGCGTCGTCGGCCCGACGTGGATCTGGAACCTGGGCTGGGAGCAACAGGCATCGCTCACCGCCGAGTTCGTCATCCCGGTCGTGACGCTGTTTAGCGCGCTGTTCGCCGGCTGGGCCGCGGCGAAGGCGTACGGTGGTTTCGGTGCGCGCGGTCGCCACCTGGGCGCGTACGTGCTGGTCTATCTGAACGCCATCTCGATCGTCGCGTTCCTCTTTGTCCTCCTGGCGTTCACCGTGTTCAAGGGACTCCCGGGGCTGCTCACCGGCGTGCAGGTCGGTTTCGGCGTCGGGCCGGAGTCGGCGATCCTCGGGTTCACCTTCTCCGTGCCCGTCTCGATCCCGTTCGTGATGAACGGCGTCGCGCTCCTGAACGACTTCCAGGGCGTCCTGCCGGCGATCGTCGGGACGTTCTGGCTGGTCGTCGGGGCCGTGCTCTTCGCGGTCCCGCTCGGCGTCGGGGCCGCCGTCTTCCTGACGGAGTACGCCGAACGCGGGCGGTTCACGCAGGCGGTCGAGGTCGCCACCAACGGCCTGTGGAGCACGCCGAGCATCGTCTTCGGCCTGTTCGGATTCGCCTTCCTCGTCCCCCGGTTCGGCAACCAGAAGTCGCTGCTCTCCGGGATGCTCACGCTCGGCTTCATGCTCCTCCCGCTCGTCGTGATCACGAGCCGCGAGGCGATGATCGCCGTCCCCGACGAGTACCGCGACGCCAGCGCGGCGCTCGGGGTGTCGAAGTGGCAGACGATCAGGAGCGTCGTCCTCCCGGCGGCGCTGCCGGGCGTCGTCACCGGCGTCATCCTCGGGGTGGGCCGCATCGCGGGCGAGACCGCACCGATCCTCCTGACGATGGCCGGCGGGACGTTCGTCCCCGGCGGGCAGACGGTCGACGTGATCGGCGGGTTCGAGTTTACCGCGGCCCCGCCGTTCGTGGCGAACCCCGAACTCCTCCAGGCGACCTCCGCGCTGCCGTACCAGCTGTTCGCGCTCATCACCGCCGGCGTCGGCCTGGGCGACAGTGTCGCGAGCCCTGACGATTTCAGATGGGCGACGGCACTGGTCCTCCTGATCGTCGTCCTGTCGTTTTACGCCGTCGGCATCGGCGCGAGATACTACTTCCGGAGCAAGCTCCGACACGAGTGA
- the pstB gene encoding phosphate ABC transporter ATP-binding protein PstB, which produces MSETTHSKTERETERETEQPLQTTAGETDERTRAEWIDYDFEGEAKLVAEDLDVYYGDDHALKGVSMEIPERSVTALIGPSGCGKSTYLRCLNRMNDRIGAARIDGSVTLDGDEIYQDGVNLVELRKRVGMVFQSPNPFPKSIRDNIAYGPRKHGDLETGLLARVLGRSDEDEEDELVERCLRDAALWDEVHDRLDDNALGLSGGQQQRLCIARCLSVDPDVILMDEPASALDPIATSKIEDLIHELAEEYTVVIVTHNMQQAARISDQTAVFLTGGELVEYGDTDKIFENPESQRVEDYISGKFG; this is translated from the coding sequence ATGAGCGAAACCACACATTCGAAGACCGAACGCGAGACCGAACGCGAGACTGAACAGCCCCTGCAGACGACGGCCGGCGAGACCGACGAACGAACGAGAGCGGAGTGGATCGACTACGACTTCGAGGGCGAGGCGAAGCTCGTCGCCGAGGACCTCGATGTCTACTACGGCGACGACCACGCGCTGAAGGGCGTCTCGATGGAGATCCCTGAAAGGAGCGTCACCGCGCTCATCGGTCCGTCCGGCTGCGGCAAGTCGACGTACCTCCGGTGTCTCAACCGGATGAACGACCGAATCGGCGCGGCGCGGATCGACGGCTCCGTCACGCTGGACGGGGACGAGATCTACCAGGATGGGGTGAACCTCGTCGAACTTCGCAAGCGCGTCGGCATGGTGTTCCAGTCGCCGAACCCGTTCCCCAAGTCCATCCGGGACAACATCGCCTACGGCCCCCGCAAGCACGGCGACCTGGAGACGGGACTCCTCGCGCGAGTGCTCGGCCGCTCGGACGAGGACGAAGAGGACGAACTCGTCGAGCGCTGTCTCCGCGACGCGGCGCTGTGGGACGAGGTCCACGACCGACTCGACGACAACGCGCTCGGCCTCTCCGGCGGCCAGCAGCAGCGACTCTGTATCGCGCGGTGTCTCTCCGTCGACCCGGACGTCATCCTGATGGACGAGCCGGCGTCGGCGCTGGACCCCATCGCCACCTCGAAGATCGAGGATCTGATCCACGAGCTCGCCGAGGAGTACACGGTCGTGATCGTCACACACAACATGCAACAGGCCGCGCGTATCTCCGATCAGACCGCGGTCTTTCTCACCGGCGGCGAACTCGTCGAGTACGGCGACACCGACAAGATCTTCGAGAACCCCGAGAGCCAGCGCGTCGAGGACTACATCAGCGGCAAGTTCGGGTGA
- the phoU gene encoding phosphate signaling complex protein PhoU: protein MPRDAYQEELATLRDDVVEFGATVSARLEDALVAIETDDDGLATAVIDGDEEINERYLELESRCVDLFALQQPVAGDLRFVTASFKIITELERIGDLATNLSAYVHSVAEPHFPEMSLLDVGRLARQMVDQSLDAYATDDERLAATVVERDDELDGLCERVAETVVRDLVETTTTFEGEEMQRLLTEVNRLLLTLRDIERVGDHAVNIAARSFYMVTNRTTHLY from the coding sequence ATGCCCCGCGACGCGTATCAGGAGGAACTCGCGACGCTCCGCGACGACGTCGTCGAGTTCGGAGCGACGGTCTCGGCGCGGCTCGAAGACGCGCTCGTCGCCATCGAGACGGACGACGACGGCCTCGCCACCGCGGTCATCGACGGTGACGAGGAGATCAACGAGCGGTATCTCGAACTCGAATCCCGCTGTGTCGACCTCTTCGCGCTCCAGCAACCGGTCGCCGGTGACCTCCGGTTCGTCACCGCCTCGTTCAAGATCATCACCGAACTCGAACGCATCGGCGACCTCGCCACGAACCTCTCGGCGTACGTCCACTCGGTCGCAGAGCCGCATTTCCCGGAGATGAGTCTCCTCGACGTGGGCCGGCTCGCCCGCCAGATGGTCGACCAGTCGCTCGACGCCTACGCGACCGACGACGAACGCCTCGCCGCGACGGTCGTCGAGCGCGACGACGAACTCGACGGCCTCTGCGAGCGCGTCGCCGAGACCGTCGTCCGCGACCTCGTCGAGACCACGACCACGTTCGAAGGCGAGGAGATGCAGCGGCTGCTCACCGAGGTGAACCGGCTGCTACTCACGCTCCGGGACATCGAACGCGTCGGCGACCACGCCGTCAACATCGCCGCGCGGTCGTTCTACATGGTCACGAACCGGACGACCCACCTGTACTGA
- the pstB gene encoding phosphate ABC transporter ATP-binding protein PstB, whose translation MTDEETQTTMAERTHNETADPSDDDMLVQTDVSESVEGGRRPPTETVIRAEDINVYYNDVQALSDISLEIPENRVTAMIGPSGCGKSTFLRCINRMNDLVDAARVEGNLYLRGKNVYDRDVDPVALRRRVGMVFQKPNPFPKSIYDNVAYGLEIQNKGGDYDAIVEESLKRAALWDEVKDKLHESGLDLSGGQQQRLCIARAIAPDPEVLLMDEPASALDPIATSKIEDLISDLAEEYTVVIVTHNMQQAARISDKTAVFLTGGELVEFDDTQKIFENPASQRVEDYITGKFG comes from the coding sequence ATGACTGACGAAGAGACACAGACGACGATGGCCGAACGGACACACAACGAAACCGCGGACCCCTCGGACGACGACATGCTCGTTCAGACCGACGTCAGCGAGAGCGTCGAAGGGGGGAGAAGACCGCCGACGGAGACGGTTATTCGCGCCGAGGACATCAACGTCTACTACAACGACGTGCAGGCGCTGTCGGACATCTCGCTGGAGATCCCCGAGAACCGCGTCACCGCGATGATCGGTCCGTCCGGCTGCGGGAAGTCGACGTTCCTCCGGTGTATCAACCGGATGAACGACCTCGTCGACGCCGCGCGCGTCGAGGGCAACCTCTACCTCCGCGGGAAGAACGTCTACGACCGCGACGTCGACCCCGTTGCACTCCGACGGCGGGTGGGGATGGTGTTCCAGAAGCCGAACCCCTTCCCGAAGAGCATCTACGACAACGTCGCGTACGGGCTGGAGATCCAGAACAAAGGGGGCGACTACGACGCCATCGTCGAGGAGTCGCTCAAGCGCGCCGCCCTCTGGGACGAGGTGAAGGACAAGCTCCACGAGTCCGGGCTCGACCTCTCGGGAGGCCAGCAACAGCGGCTCTGTATCGCCCGTGCCATCGCCCCGGACCCCGAGGTGTTGCTCATGGACGAGCCGGCGTCGGCGCTGGACCCCATCGCCACCTCGAAGATCGAGGACCTCATCTCAGATCTCGCCGAGGAGTACACGGTCGTGATCGTCACGCACAACATGCAACAGGCCGCCCGCATCTCGGACAAGACGGCCGTGTTCCTCACCGGCGGCGAACTCGTCGAGTTCGACGACACACAGAAGATCTTCGAGAACCCCGCGAGCCAGCGCGTCGAGGACTACATCACCGGCAAGTTCGGGTAG
- a CDS encoding AbrB/MazE/SpoVT family DNA-binding domain-containing protein, with the protein METRKLQRVGGGTYTVSIPKEWATTHGLEAGTAVNLYTHLDGSIVVRSHAKDGGNLATVRIGVDGEGPDRARRALRAAQAVGFESVTLVSDASFTPAERRAVNAMVRGLVGTEVVDERDDELTVRNLLDASDVSVRQSVVQLQFVALSIHRRATASLTEANDEAYDRLRERESEADRLFEMVSRHFTRALISLEEVDRLGTTRPELFDYYETARQLRAVASEGVGIARATRRLSRPLPEGVADDVAAAADTARTVVEDASGAVLDGGDFDAVHRVLDARDEARARLDALDDTLTDEWTDALADAADAIAVARTLDSFVRTLDYGAAVADVALRARTRTENL; encoded by the coding sequence ATGGAGACGCGCAAGCTCCAGCGGGTCGGCGGGGGGACGTACACGGTCTCGATCCCGAAAGAGTGGGCCACCACCCACGGGCTCGAAGCGGGGACGGCGGTCAACCTGTACACCCACCTCGACGGTTCGATCGTCGTCCGGAGCCACGCGAAAGACGGCGGCAACCTCGCTACCGTCCGTATCGGGGTCGACGGAGAGGGACCCGACCGCGCTCGACGGGCGCTCCGGGCGGCCCAGGCTGTCGGGTTCGAGAGCGTCACGCTCGTCTCCGACGCGTCGTTCACCCCAGCGGAACGCCGCGCGGTGAACGCGATGGTGCGGGGGCTCGTGGGCACCGAGGTGGTCGACGAACGCGACGACGAACTGACCGTGCGCAACCTCCTCGACGCGTCGGACGTCTCCGTCCGTCAGTCCGTCGTCCAGCTGCAGTTCGTCGCGCTCTCGATCCACAGACGGGCGACCGCGTCGCTCACCGAGGCGAACGACGAGGCGTACGACCGGCTCCGCGAACGCGAGTCAGAGGCCGACCGACTGTTCGAGATGGTGTCGCGTCACTTCACCCGCGCGCTCATCTCGCTCGAAGAGGTCGACCGGCTCGGGACCACCCGCCCGGAGCTGTTCGACTACTACGAGACCGCCCGACAGCTCCGGGCGGTCGCCAGCGAGGGCGTCGGCATCGCCCGGGCGACGAGACGGCTCTCCCGGCCCCTGCCCGAGGGGGTCGCCGACGACGTGGCAGCGGCCGCCGACACGGCCCGAACGGTCGTCGAGGACGCGTCGGGCGCGGTCCTCGACGGGGGCGACTTCGACGCGGTCCACCGTGTGCTCGACGCTCGCGACGAGGCGCGGGCACGGCTCGACGCGCTCGACGATACGCTGACAGACGAGTGGACCGACGCCCTCGCCGACGCCGCCGACGCGATCGCGGTCGCGCGGACGCTGGACTCGTTCGTGCGGACGCTCGACTACGGGGCAGCGGTCGCCGACGTTGCGCTCCGGGCACGCACGCGGACCGAGAACCTGTGA
- the phoU gene encoding phosphate signaling complex protein PhoU translates to MARQQYQSRLQGLRDDVLYMSELVAEQLRRGLDALDEKDERLAQEVIEGDGEINRLYLELESECIDLIALQQPVAGDLRFIASSFKIITDLERIGDLATNLGGYALSAEREAYPEVDIRQIGDATLEMVEQSMEAYANEETDRCFALAERDDEVDAMCQAASQTVVRSLLETDAFDEESVVDETFQDVSRLFLTIRDLERVGDHAVNIAARTLYMVEQNDELLY, encoded by the coding sequence ATGGCCCGCCAGCAGTACCAGTCCCGCCTCCAGGGACTCCGCGACGACGTCCTCTACATGAGCGAACTGGTCGCCGAACAGCTCCGTCGGGGGCTCGACGCCCTCGACGAGAAGGACGAACGCCTCGCCCAGGAGGTCATCGAGGGCGACGGCGAGATCAACCGCCTCTACCTCGAACTCGAGAGCGAGTGCATCGACCTCATCGCGCTCCAGCAGCCGGTCGCCGGCGACCTCCGCTTCATCGCCTCGTCGTTCAAGATCATCACCGATCTCGAACGCATCGGCGACCTCGCCACGAACCTCGGCGGCTACGCGCTCTCCGCGGAGCGCGAGGCCTACCCCGAGGTCGACATTAGACAGATCGGCGACGCGACGCTCGAGATGGTCGAGCAGTCGATGGAGGCGTACGCGAACGAGGAGACCGACCGCTGTTTCGCCCTCGCCGAGCGCGACGACGAGGTCGACGCGATGTGTCAGGCAGCGAGCCAGACCGTCGTCCGTTCGCTCCTCGAAACCGACGCCTTCGACGAGGAGAGCGTGGTCGACGAGACGTTCCAGGACGTCTCACGGCTCTTTCTCACGATCCGCGACCTCGAACGCGTCGGCGACCACGCGGTCAACATCGCCGCCCGGACGCTGTACATGGTCGAACAGAACGACGAACTGCTGTACTGA